Proteins encoded within one genomic window of Chlorobaculum sp. MV4-Y:
- a CDS encoding aspartate aminotransferase family protein, with amino-acid sequence MNTPAMNLETEKQLFFHNYARLPLDIAYGKGSFLYTSSGERYLDMIAGVGVNAIGYGDSRLEQAIAEQAAKYIHVSNLFMQKPQFDLAAKLLEISGMSKVFFCNSGTEAIEAAIKLARRFASRDGNADKTQVLSLTNCFHGRTYGALSLTAKPKYVGGFEPLVPETGMIDFNDAKDLERKVSNRTAAVFVEFVQGEGGIHKVSEAFIAKLKELAKKHDFLIVADEIQAGCGRTGSFFSYMPFDIQPDLVCIAKPLGGGLPLGAIIGSEKVAEVFTPGSHGTTFGGNPVACAAGLAMIEAIQADGLMQNALETGAMMRAAFEKMAEKHAQILEIRQYGLMIGITVHREAKYYVEEALKRNVLVNATSNNVIRLLPPLSISKEEAQLCLDTLDAIFTEEAKAQG; translated from the coding sequence ATGAACACTCCTGCAATGAATCTCGAAACCGAAAAGCAGCTTTTCTTTCACAATTACGCAAGGCTGCCGCTCGACATCGCCTACGGCAAAGGATCGTTCCTGTACACCTCCAGCGGTGAACGTTATCTCGACATGATCGCCGGCGTCGGCGTCAACGCCATCGGCTATGGCGACTCGCGCCTCGAACAGGCAATCGCCGAACAGGCCGCCAAATACATCCATGTCTCGAACCTCTTCATGCAGAAGCCGCAGTTCGACCTGGCCGCGAAGCTGCTCGAAATTTCGGGCATGTCGAAGGTCTTCTTCTGCAACAGCGGCACCGAGGCGATCGAGGCGGCCATCAAGCTCGCCAGAAGATTCGCATCACGTGACGGCAACGCCGACAAAACCCAGGTGCTCTCCCTGACCAACTGCTTCCACGGCAGAACCTACGGCGCGCTCTCGCTGACCGCCAAGCCGAAATACGTCGGCGGCTTCGAGCCGCTTGTGCCCGAAACCGGCATGATCGACTTCAACGACGCCAAAGACCTCGAACGTAAGGTTTCAAACCGCACGGCGGCGGTCTTCGTGGAGTTCGTGCAGGGCGAGGGAGGCATCCACAAGGTGAGCGAAGCCTTCATCGCGAAACTGAAAGAGCTGGCGAAAAAGCACGACTTCCTCATCGTGGCCGATGAAATCCAGGCCGGTTGCGGACGCACGGGCAGCTTCTTCAGCTACATGCCGTTCGACATCCAGCCTGACCTGGTCTGCATAGCCAAACCGCTCGGCGGCGGACTGCCGCTCGGCGCGATCATCGGCTCGGAGAAGGTCGCGGAGGTGTTCACCCCCGGCAGCCACGGCACAACCTTCGGCGGCAACCCGGTCGCCTGCGCTGCGGGTCTGGCGATGATCGAGGCGATCCAGGCGGACGGCTTGATGCAGAACGCGCTCGAAACCGGTGCGATGATGCGTGCCGCTTTCGAGAAAATGGCTGAGAAGCACGCGCAGATTCTTGAAATCCGCCAGTACGGCCTCATGATCGGCATCACGGTGCATCGCGAAGCGAAGTACTACGTCGAAGAGGCGCTAAAAAGAAATGTGCTGGTCAACGCCACCAGCAACAATGTCATCAGGCTTCTTCCGCCGCTCTCGATCAGCAAGGAGGAGGCGCAACTCTGTCTCGATACACTCGATGCCATCTTCACCGAAGAAGCAAAAGCGCAAGGTTGA
- the recJ gene encoding single-stranded-DNA-specific exonuclease RecJ, whose protein sequence is MKRYRWTCLEPEPTLVQALSEAINVSAPIAAALCNRGISSFEEARRFFRPSLDEIPSPFLFNDMKRAVGRLSKAISGGEKIMVYGDYDVDGTSGTAMLSLFLREMGADVCHYINDRFTEGYGLSEAGIAWAFEQGVSLIVTVDCGIRAIAEVQACSGKGIDVIICDHHEAGELPDACAILNPKVEGCGYPFRELCGCGVALKLMQAMVEARGDGVESWRTYLDFVAVATAADMVSLHGENRVYLHEGIELMRRSPRVSFRAMAENMKVNLAEFGMMNITYGIAPRINAAGRMESADAAMQWMLCSGEAEARLHAAELEALNARRREIDAEITSRAETMVAGHCASYCSSIVLYDETWHLGVLGIVASKLLDKYQLPTVVMGRMNGLIKGSVRSVDQLNIYDVLHECRDHLEQFGGHHQAAGLTLRPEQLEAFRRRFDEVCRELLPVEARQKALLIDAELTLDEITPNFLNVLEQFAPFGFSNREPLFTATGCRLVGKPKLLRERHVKFTVRGERSPSFEVIAFDRPDIFTDLEAHGSASALQLVCIPERNQWNGREYVQLRVKDMAIG, encoded by the coding sequence ATGAAACGATACCGGTGGACATGCCTTGAACCCGAACCCACGCTGGTTCAGGCTCTTTCCGAAGCGATCAACGTCAGCGCGCCCATTGCCGCCGCGCTGTGCAATCGTGGCATTTCGAGCTTCGAGGAGGCCCGCCGGTTTTTTCGTCCTTCGCTCGACGAGATACCGTCACCATTTCTTTTCAATGACATGAAGCGCGCCGTAGGCCGCCTGTCGAAGGCGATTTCCGGTGGCGAGAAGATCATGGTCTATGGTGACTACGATGTCGATGGCACCTCCGGGACCGCCATGCTTTCGCTGTTTCTGCGTGAAATGGGGGCTGATGTCTGTCACTATATCAATGACCGTTTCACGGAAGGCTACGGTCTTTCGGAGGCCGGAATTGCCTGGGCCTTTGAACAGGGGGTGTCGCTCATTGTTACGGTGGATTGCGGCATTCGCGCTATTGCCGAGGTGCAGGCGTGTTCGGGTAAAGGGATCGACGTTATCATCTGCGACCACCACGAGGCCGGAGAACTTCCGGATGCGTGCGCGATTCTCAACCCGAAAGTGGAGGGCTGCGGTTATCCTTTCCGGGAGCTTTGCGGTTGCGGCGTGGCGCTCAAGCTCATGCAGGCAATGGTCGAAGCGAGGGGGGATGGCGTGGAGAGTTGGCGGACATATCTCGACTTCGTGGCCGTCGCGACCGCCGCAGACATGGTTTCGCTGCATGGCGAGAACCGCGTCTATCTGCACGAGGGAATCGAGCTGATGCGCCGGTCGCCCCGCGTGAGTTTTCGGGCGATGGCCGAGAACATGAAGGTCAACCTCGCCGAGTTCGGCATGATGAACATCACCTATGGCATTGCTCCCCGAATCAACGCCGCCGGGCGCATGGAGTCCGCCGACGCGGCGATGCAGTGGATGCTCTGTTCCGGCGAGGCGGAGGCGCGCCTTCACGCGGCGGAACTCGAAGCGCTGAATGCACGGCGGCGGGAGATCGATGCCGAAATTACGTCGCGCGCTGAAACGATGGTGGCGGGTCATTGCGCCAGTTATTGCTCTTCGATTGTGCTGTATGACGAAACGTGGCATCTCGGCGTGCTCGGCATCGTTGCCTCGAAGCTGCTCGACAAATATCAGTTGCCCACCGTCGTGATGGGCCGGATGAATGGTCTCATCAAGGGTTCGGTCAGGAGCGTCGATCAGCTGAACATCTATGATGTTTTGCACGAGTGCCGTGACCATCTCGAACAGTTTGGCGGTCACCACCAGGCGGCGGGGCTGACGCTCAGGCCGGAACAGCTCGAAGCGTTCCGGCGCCGTTTTGACGAGGTGTGCCGCGAATTGCTGCCGGTCGAGGCCCGCCAGAAGGCGCTGCTGATCGATGCTGAACTCACGCTTGACGAGATAACCCCGAATTTCCTTAACGTGCTCGAACAGTTCGCCCCTTTCGGCTTCTCCAACCGCGAGCCGCTTTTCACCGCCACCGGCTGCCGCCTCGTCGGCAAGCCGAAGCTCCTTCGGGAGCGGCACGTCAAGTTTACGGTGCGCGGCGAGCGCAGCCCGTCATTCGAAGTGATTGCTTTCGACCGGCCCGATATTTTCACCGATCTCGAAGCTCACGGTTCCGCCTCAGCCCTGCAGTTGGTCTGCATTCCCGAAAGAAATCAATGGAACGGTCGCGAATACGTGCAACTCCGGGTAAAGGATATGGCAATTGGGTAG
- a CDS encoding TIGR00282 family metallophosphoesterase yields the protein MSAKTANILFIGDVVGNPGLQIVSRMLKGFISKYEVDFVICNGENAHNGKGMSLEALNLMLEAGVDVVTGGNHIWNNFNFFDTLKTHERVLRPQNYPKGTYGKGYGVYKLPRGLGNITVLNLQGRTFMSPIDCPFRTADWVIKQTKEQSSLLVVDFHAEATAEKLALAWYLDGRVSAVIGTHTHVQTADERIFPKGTAYLTDVGMTGPYQSVIGMQVKSAVDRMLYQTPHKYECATDDVHFSAVLLKLDVETGKAVGIERIFYPEFENAPQA from the coding sequence ATGTCAGCAAAAACCGCGAATATTCTCTTTATCGGCGATGTCGTCGGCAATCCTGGCCTGCAGATCGTCAGCCGGATGCTCAAGGGATTCATCTCGAAGTACGAGGTCGATTTCGTCATTTGTAACGGCGAGAACGCCCACAACGGTAAAGGCATGAGCCTTGAAGCGCTGAATCTGATGCTCGAAGCGGGCGTCGATGTGGTGACTGGCGGCAATCACATCTGGAACAACTTCAACTTTTTCGACACGCTCAAGACGCACGAGCGGGTGCTCCGCCCGCAGAATTACCCCAAGGGCACGTATGGCAAAGGTTACGGTGTGTACAAACTTCCTCGCGGGCTGGGTAACATCACCGTGCTGAATCTGCAAGGGCGCACCTTCATGTCTCCGATCGACTGCCCGTTTCGCACGGCGGACTGGGTGATCAAGCAGACCAAAGAGCAGTCATCGCTCCTCGTGGTCGATTTCCACGCCGAAGCGACCGCCGAAAAGCTCGCCTTGGCCTGGTACCTCGATGGCCGGGTGTCGGCGGTGATCGGCACGCACACCCACGTGCAGACCGCTGACGAACGCATTTTTCCGAAAGGCACGGCCTACCTGACCGATGTCGGCATGACCGGACCTTACCAGTCGGTGATCGGCATGCAGGTCAAATCGGCGGTTGACCGGATGCTTTACCAGACCCCCCACAAATATGAATGCGCCACCGACGACGTCCATTTTTCTGCCGTGCTGCTCAAGCTCGACGTCGAGACTGGCAAAGCGGTTGGCATCGAGCGGATTTTCTATCCGGAGTTCGAGAACGCGCCGCAGGCATAA
- a CDS encoding glycosyltransferase family 2 protein yields the protein MKLSVVIPLMNEAESIGPLFDALTSALRGIDHEIILVDDGSTDSTVAEIERLAPENARLVVLNKNYGQTAAMSAGIDEAQGDLIATMDGDLQNDPADIPMMIAHLESKGLDVVAGRRAGRKDGMVLRKIPSKIANAMIRNLTNVHIRDYGCTLKVFKRDVAKNLGLYGELHRFIPVLVQLYGARMEEVDVRHHARKYGKSKYGIGRTLKVLSDLFFMVFYQKYAHRPMHLFGSLGFMTLFLGLGIDFYLLALKILGHDIGGRPLLSLGVILTFIGIQLITTGFIAEFIMRTYYESQNKKPYIIREIIDKSK from the coding sequence ATGAAACTCTCTGTCGTCATACCGCTCATGAACGAGGCCGAAAGCATCGGCCCGCTCTTCGACGCCCTCACCTCGGCGCTTCGGGGCATCGATCACGAAATCATTCTGGTCGATGACGGCTCGACTGACTCAACAGTTGCCGAAATCGAGCGCCTCGCTCCGGAGAACGCGCGCCTGGTGGTGCTCAACAAAAATTACGGCCAAACGGCGGCCATGTCGGCAGGTATCGACGAGGCGCAGGGCGACCTGATCGCCACGATGGATGGCGATTTGCAGAACGATCCTGCCGATATTCCGATGATGATCGCCCACCTCGAATCGAAGGGTCTCGACGTGGTAGCGGGACGACGCGCGGGACGGAAGGACGGCATGGTACTGCGCAAGATTCCGAGCAAGATCGCCAACGCGATGATCCGGAACCTGACCAACGTGCACATCCGCGATTACGGCTGCACGCTGAAGGTGTTCAAGCGCGACGTGGCCAAAAACCTCGGTCTGTACGGCGAACTGCACCGCTTCATTCCGGTGCTCGTGCAGCTTTACGGCGCAAGGATGGAGGAGGTCGATGTACGGCACCACGCGAGGAAATACGGCAAGTCGAAGTACGGCATCGGCAGAACGCTGAAGGTGCTGAGCGACCTCTTCTTCATGGTCTTTTACCAGAAATACGCGCACAGGCCGATGCATCTGTTCGGCTCGCTCGGCTTTATGACGCTGTTCCTCGGCCTCGGTATCGATTTCTACCTGCTCGCGCTCAAAATCCTCGGACACGACATCGGTGGTCGCCCGCTCCTCAGCCTCGGCGTCATTCTGACCTTCATCGGCATCCAGCTGATCACCACCGGCTTCATCGCCGAATTCATCATGCGCACCTACTACGAGTCGCAGAACAAGAAACCCTACATCATCAGAGAGATCATTGACAAAAGCAAGTAG
- a CDS encoding Gfo/Idh/MocA family protein, with translation MNKRIRIGFIGSGWAQVAQAPAFSLMEDVVLAAVASPTERRRQKFMDRFGIPNGYADWREMLDECPLDLVCVTTPTWLHEPMVTGVLEKSVGVLCEKPFALTVEEAERMNALASKSPGISLIDHQLRFHPSLRSMKQMIDSGEIGKVYEVRAVVNLASRNRHDLPWSWWSDASRGGGALRALGSHLIDLNRFLVGEISEVCCNLSTSIPQRPDASRPGRSLPVTSDDSFAMFMRFGPSSVALGASSLMHVTTVGSYTWFSLEVVGSLKTIRLDGAGRLWEIVNGEVKGGRSLIDAPRWKQLEPMLPWDELVLQEKIKLSSLAVHGIFAVGFAFLAHRIVKALKSGDPVILQDAASFRDGLAIQKVMQAGLDSDREKRWVKV, from the coding sequence ATGAACAAACGAATCAGAATCGGATTTATCGGTAGCGGCTGGGCGCAGGTGGCGCAGGCCCCGGCCTTTTCGCTGATGGAAGATGTGGTGCTGGCGGCGGTCGCCAGTCCGACCGAACGTCGCCGCCAGAAGTTCATGGATCGTTTCGGCATTCCGAACGGGTACGCCGACTGGCGCGAGATGCTCGACGAGTGCCCGCTCGACCTGGTGTGCGTCACCACGCCGACCTGGCTGCACGAGCCGATGGTGACTGGCGTGCTGGAAAAAAGTGTCGGTGTGCTGTGCGAAAAGCCCTTTGCCCTGACCGTCGAGGAGGCCGAACGAATGAACGCGCTCGCGTCGAAATCTCCCGGTATCTCGTTGATCGATCACCAGTTGAGGTTCCATCCATCGCTCAGGAGCATGAAGCAGATGATCGACAGCGGCGAGATCGGCAAGGTGTATGAGGTGCGTGCCGTAGTGAATCTCGCCTCGCGCAACCGGCACGACCTTCCGTGGTCGTGGTGGAGCGACGCATCGCGGGGCGGCGGCGCGCTTCGGGCGCTCGGTTCGCACCTGATCGACCTGAACCGCTTTCTTGTCGGCGAAATCTCCGAAGTGTGCTGCAATCTCTCGACCTCGATTCCGCAGCGCCCCGACGCCTCGAGGCCCGGCAGGAGCCTGCCGGTTACCTCGGATGACAGCTTCGCCATGTTCATGAGGTTCGGTCCCTCGTCGGTGGCCCTCGGTGCGTCGTCGCTCATGCATGTGACCACCGTCGGCTCCTACACCTGGTTCTCGCTCGAAGTGGTCGGCAGCCTGAAAACGATCCGGCTGGACGGCGCGGGTCGTCTCTGGGAGATCGTCAACGGTGAGGTCAAGGGCGGTCGCAGCCTCATCGACGCGCCGCGCTGGAAGCAGTTGGAGCCGATGCTGCCGTGGGACGAGCTCGTGCTTCAGGAGAAAATCAAACTCTCATCGCTCGCCGTGCACGGCATTTTCGCCGTTGGATTTGCTTTCCTTGCACATCGCATCGTCAAGGCGTTGAAGAGTGGTGACCCGGTTATCCTGCAGGACGCCGCAAGCTTCCGCGACGGCCTTGCCATCCAGAAGGTGATGCAGGCCGGGCTCGACTCTGATCGTGAGAAGCGCTGGGTGAAGGTTTAA
- a CDS encoding cupin domain-containing protein has translation MRTAEFWIGRLGLERHPEGGWYRETYRSEGEYGFDSNSLFGSPRSYATSIFYLLERGDRSRLHRINSDEQWYFHAGSPLDVHCFPATGVPSSFTLGDEPDAGQVLHSWVPAGNWFGASLSEQSDAPGTYTLVSCVVAPGFDFRDFSFADCKELTAKFPAHARIIEMLS, from the coding sequence GTGCGAACGGCTGAGTTCTGGATCGGGCGACTCGGCCTCGAACGTCATCCCGAAGGGGGCTGGTACCGCGAAACCTACCGCAGCGAGGGCGAGTACGGTTTCGACAGCAACAGCCTCTTCGGCTCGCCCCGCTCCTACGCGACCTCGATCTTCTACCTGCTCGAACGCGGCGACCGCTCGCGCCTGCACCGCATCAACTCCGACGAGCAGTGGTACTTCCACGCCGGTTCGCCGCTCGACGTGCACTGCTTCCCCGCAACCGGCGTGCCATCGTCGTTCACGCTCGGCGATGAGCCGGACGCCGGACAGGTACTGCACTCGTGGGTGCCAGCCGGAAACTGGTTTGGCGCGTCTCTTTCGGAACAGTCCGACGCCCCCGGCACATACACCCTCGTAAGCTGCGTCGTCGCTCCGGGCTTCGATTTCCGCGACTTCTCCTTCGCCGATTGTAAGGAGCTGACCGCAAAATTTCCCGCCCACGCCCGGATCATCGAAATGCTGAGTTGA
- the sugE gene encoding quaternary ammonium compound efflux SMR transporter SugE, which produces MAWLMLFVAGLFECVWAVGLKYSEGFTKPVPSALTIAAMLVSFWLLSVAMKTVPVGTAYAVWTGIGAAGVAVAGILLFNEPRDLARVFCIFLIIAGVAGLRVLAGK; this is translated from the coding sequence ATGGCGTGGTTAATGTTGTTTGTCGCCGGGTTGTTTGAGTGCGTCTGGGCGGTGGGGCTGAAATATTCCGAGGGCTTCACCAAACCAGTGCCGTCGGCGTTGACCATCGCGGCGATGCTGGTGAGCTTCTGGCTGCTCTCCGTGGCGATGAAAACCGTGCCGGTCGGCACAGCCTACGCCGTCTGGACTGGCATCGGCGCGGCGGGTGTTGCTGTGGCCGGGATACTGCTTTTCAACGAACCGCGCGATCTGGCGCGAGTTTTCTGCATTTTTCTGATCATCGCCGGAGTGGCCGGCCTGCGGGTGTTGGCGGGGAAGTGA
- a CDS encoding ArnT family glycosyltransferase encodes MKPQLYRPDRNILFAGLALFVFLSFFAGIGSGPLFDVDEGAFSEATREMLVSKNYLTTYLNGALRFDKPILIYWLQLLSIESFGINEFAFRLPSAIAATLWAGAIFFFVRRERNETEAILATALMALSLQVSIIAKAAIADAVLNLCLAVTLTALFTHWRTKRRSWIYIAFAAMGFGMLDKGPVAILIPVVVSFVFFLSQKELKAWFRAMLNPTAIALFLVIALPWYVLEYREQGQAFIDGFFMKHNIGRFEGSMEGHSGSLFYYIPVVLIGIMPSTGLLFGLFASLRQRLADPLWQFCLIWFAFVFVFFSLSGTKLPHYMIYGYTPLFILFGAALSKIERSWQLALWPTALLLLLAALPFALQHLMPSMDNLFIQAQLQGFLTEMAAIHFSLLMLAAAALCLLLQFAPVLAPSLRFIIGGAFLTFSFNFIAMPMAARVMQEPVKEAAQFARKEKLKIVMWKVYYPSFFVYSGSFAERRFPEPGDVVLTTIDRLEKLGPVERLYGRNGIMLVRMPTQPTSR; translated from the coding sequence ATGAAACCGCAACTGTATAGACCCGACAGAAACATCCTCTTTGCCGGACTCGCCCTGTTCGTATTCCTGAGCTTCTTTGCAGGAATCGGCTCCGGCCCGCTCTTCGACGTGGACGAGGGCGCGTTCAGCGAGGCGACGAGAGAAATGCTCGTGTCGAAAAATTACCTGACCACCTACCTGAACGGCGCGCTGCGCTTCGACAAGCCGATTTTGATCTACTGGCTGCAACTGCTGTCGATCGAGTCGTTCGGCATCAATGAGTTCGCCTTCCGGCTGCCGTCGGCTATCGCGGCGACGCTCTGGGCGGGCGCAATTTTCTTCTTCGTGCGGCGCGAGCGCAACGAAACCGAGGCGATTCTGGCCACAGCACTGATGGCACTGTCGTTGCAGGTGAGCATCATCGCCAAGGCGGCCATCGCCGACGCAGTGCTCAATCTCTGCCTTGCGGTCACGCTGACGGCGCTCTTCACGCACTGGCGAACGAAGCGGCGATCGTGGATCTACATCGCCTTCGCGGCGATGGGCTTCGGCATGCTCGACAAGGGACCGGTGGCGATTCTCATTCCGGTCGTGGTCTCGTTCGTTTTCTTCCTCTCGCAGAAGGAGCTGAAGGCGTGGTTCCGGGCCATGCTCAATCCAACGGCCATCGCGCTTTTTCTCGTGATTGCGCTGCCGTGGTACGTGCTCGAATACCGCGAACAGGGACAGGCGTTCATCGACGGCTTTTTCATGAAGCACAACATTGGCCGTTTCGAAGGTTCGATGGAGGGTCACTCGGGTTCTCTCTTCTACTACATTCCGGTGGTACTCATCGGCATCATGCCTTCGACCGGGCTGCTTTTCGGCCTCTTCGCCAGCCTCAGACAACGCCTCGCCGATCCGCTCTGGCAGTTCTGCCTGATCTGGTTCGCTTTCGTCTTCGTTTTCTTCTCGCTGTCGGGCACCAAGCTGCCGCACTACATGATCTACGGCTACACGCCGCTTTTCATTCTCTTCGGCGCGGCATTGTCGAAAATCGAGCGCTCGTGGCAGCTCGCACTCTGGCCAACGGCTCTGCTGCTACTCCTCGCCGCCCTGCCATTCGCGCTGCAACACTTGATGCCTTCGATGGACAATCTCTTCATCCAGGCTCAGCTTCAGGGATTTCTGACTGAAATGGCGGCAATCCACTTCTCGCTGCTCATGCTCGCGGCGGCGGCGCTCTGCCTGCTGCTGCAATTCGCCCCGGTGCTCGCCCCGTCACTGCGATTCATCATCGGCGGAGCGTTCCTGACCTTTTCGTTCAACTTCATCGCCATGCCGATGGCGGCCAGAGTGATGCAGGAACCGGTCAAGGAGGCAGCGCAGTTTGCCCGGAAGGAGAAGCTCAAAATCGTGATGTGGAAGGTCTATTACCCCTCTTTTTTTGTATATTCAGGCTCTTTTGCCGAAAGGCGCTTCCCTGAACCGGGTGACGTGGTGCTGACCACCATCGACCGTCTTGAAAAGCTCGGACCTGTCGAGCGCCTGTATGGCAGGAACGGAATCATGCTTGTCAGAATGCCGACTCAACCGACTTCCCGATGA
- a CDS encoding phosphatase PAP2 family protein — translation MIDERGQKQLLLGATLLFCLVSFFLFDQLLTLFFHRFDTGLWHEIWKAITKAGQSEWYLVGGLLLFAGFWKWNRCLSLSGLFLFSTVAVSGLAADLVKVILCRARPKLFLQHGIYGFDLFGWHFDHAWQSFPSGHSATALSAALTLSLLFPRFRPVFVIAGATIAASRVVLCQHYLSDIVAGSALGVVTVVLLYQRYFRNALDETATV, via the coding sequence ATGATAGATGAAAGAGGTCAGAAACAACTGCTGCTTGGAGCAACGCTGCTGTTCTGCCTCGTCTCGTTTTTCCTCTTTGACCAGCTGCTGACACTCTTTTTCCACCGATTTGACACCGGACTCTGGCACGAAATCTGGAAAGCCATTACAAAAGCGGGGCAATCTGAATGGTATCTCGTGGGCGGACTCCTTCTGTTTGCAGGATTCTGGAAATGGAACCGGTGCCTCTCACTGAGCGGACTCTTTCTGTTCAGCACGGTGGCTGTCTCGGGACTGGCGGCGGATCTGGTAAAAGTGATCCTCTGCCGCGCCCGGCCCAAGCTTTTCCTGCAACATGGCATCTATGGATTCGACCTGTTCGGATGGCATTTCGACCATGCCTGGCAGTCGTTTCCCTCCGGCCATTCAGCTACAGCGCTAAGCGCTGCGCTGACGCTGTCACTGCTGTTTCCACGCTTCAGACCGGTGTTCGTCATCGCCGGAGCCACAATCGCCGCAAGCCGCGTCGTACTCTGCCAGCACTACCTGAGCGACATCGTGGCCGGATCGGCGCTCGGCGTCGTAACGGTCGTGCTCCTTTACCAACGCTATTTCCGCAATGCCCTCGATGAAACCGCAACTGTATAG
- the fbp gene encoding class 1 fructose-bisphosphatase, with product MNKLTTIESHFLQQQKLNPEVNSEVTDLLNDVAFAAKLVRREVVRAGLADILGLAGTTNVQGEEVKKLDLFANEKIICAIGQHGRFALMGSEENESVIVPPKNETGNYVLLFDPLDGSSNIDVNVSVGTIFSIYKLKSDDPTQASLEDCLQKGADQVAAGYVIYGSSVMMVYTTGHGVHGFTYDQTVGEFLLSHENITTPERGKYYSVNEGSWQDFNDGTKRFLDYLKEEDKATGRPYSTRYIGSFVADFHRNLLTGGVFVYPATKKHKNGKLRLMYEANPMAFICEQAGGRATDGHQRILDIEPTELHQRTPLYIGSKNDVLIAEEFEQGKR from the coding sequence ATGAACAAGCTCACCACCATCGAAAGCCATTTTCTCCAGCAGCAGAAACTCAACCCGGAAGTCAACAGCGAAGTGACTGACCTGTTGAACGACGTCGCCTTCGCCGCCAAACTGGTCCGGCGTGAAGTTGTCAGGGCAGGTCTCGCCGATATCCTCGGGCTGGCCGGAACGACCAACGTGCAGGGCGAGGAGGTCAAAAAGCTCGACCTGTTCGCCAACGAAAAGATCATCTGCGCCATCGGCCAGCATGGGCGGTTCGCACTCATGGGATCGGAGGAAAACGAAAGCGTCATCGTACCCCCGAAAAACGAAACCGGTAACTACGTGCTGCTTTTCGACCCGCTCGACGGCTCGTCAAACATCGACGTGAACGTCAGCGTGGGCACGATCTTCTCGATCTACAAGCTCAAGAGCGACGACCCCACGCAGGCAAGCCTTGAAGACTGCCTGCAGAAAGGGGCCGACCAGGTTGCCGCCGGATACGTCATCTACGGCTCGTCGGTCATGATGGTTTATACCACCGGCCACGGCGTGCACGGTTTCACCTACGACCAGACCGTCGGCGAGTTCCTGCTCTCGCATGAAAACATCACCACCCCGGAGCGAGGCAAATACTACTCGGTCAACGAAGGCTCCTGGCAGGATTTTAACGACGGCACGAAGCGCTTTCTCGACTACCTCAAGGAGGAAGACAAGGCAACCGGACGCCCCTACAGCACCCGCTACATCGGCTCGTTCGTCGCCGATTTCCACCGCAACCTGCTCACCGGCGGTGTGTTCGTCTATCCGGCCACGAAGAAGCACAAAAACGGCAAGCTCCGCCTGATGTACGAAGCCAATCCGATGGCCTTCATCTGCGAGCAGGCCGGAGGCCGCGCCACCGACGGCCACCAGAGAATCCTCGACATCGAGCCGACCGAGCTGCACCAGCGCACCCCGCTCTACATCGGCAGCAAGAACGACGTACTCATCGCCGAAGAGTTCGAGCAGGGAAAGAGGTAA
- the purE gene encoding 5-(carboxyamino)imidazole ribonucleotide mutase, which yields MTPPSSEAQAPLIGILMGSDSDFDIMKEAATVLDEFGIPFEISVISAHRTPGDLEAYASSAQERGLKAIIAGAGGAAHLPGVTAAMTPLPIIGVPIYSKKLSGQDSLYAIVQMPAGIPVATVGIDNARNAALLAVQMLALGDAELMEKLKEFRQKLAEASRQKTAKIRKKLRANG from the coding sequence ATGACACCACCATCCTCTGAGGCGCAGGCGCCGCTGATCGGCATCCTGATGGGTTCCGATTCCGATTTCGACATCATGAAAGAGGCCGCCACAGTGCTCGACGAGTTCGGCATTCCGTTTGAAATATCGGTCATCTCGGCGCACCGCACACCGGGCGACCTCGAAGCCTACGCTTCGTCAGCACAGGAGCGCGGCCTGAAGGCGATCATCGCCGGAGCGGGCGGCGCGGCGCACCTGCCGGGGGTCACGGCAGCCATGACTCCCCTGCCGATCATCGGCGTGCCGATCTACAGCAAGAAGCTCAGTGGTCAGGATTCACTTTACGCCATTGTGCAGATGCCCGCCGGAATCCCGGTGGCCACCGTCGGCATCGACAACGCCCGCAACGCCGCCTTGCTCGCCGTACAGATGCTTGCCCTCGGCGACGCCGAACTGATGGAAAAGCTCAAGGAGTTTCGCCAGAAACTTGCCGAAGCTTCACGCCAGAAAACTGCCAAAATCCGGAAAAAGCTGCGTGCGAACGGCTGA